One Solea senegalensis isolate Sse05_10M linkage group LG3, IFAPA_SoseM_1, whole genome shotgun sequence genomic window carries:
- the LOC122765950 gene encoding transmembrane protein 60-like produces MSLAQRVLLTWVFTLVFLIMLVLKLDGKVQWNWFLIFLPVWVFDGILILMLAIKMAGRCKPGYDPRNGSPDLRLRAWYLTAMLLKLGFCLTLCAKLEKLADVKLTFVCIPLWTMLLGALVELGLNIFPERREA; encoded by the exons ATGTCTCTGGCTCAAAGGGTTTTACTAACCTGGGTCTTCACCCTGGTCTTCCTCATCATGCTCGTGCTCAAACTGGATGGGAAG GTTCAGTGGAACTggttcctcatcttcctccccGTCTGGGTCTTCGATGGCATCCTCATCCTCATGCTGGCCATCAAAATGGCCGGCCGCTGCAAGCCCGGGTACGACCCGCGCAACGGCTCCCCGGACCTGCGTCTGCGGGCCTGGTACCTGACGGCCATGCTGCTCAAGCTGGGCTTCTGCCTGACTCTGTGCGCCAAGCTGGAGAAGCTGGCCGACGTGAAGCTGACGTTTGTGTGCATCCCGCTGTGGACCATGTTGCTGGGAGCGCTGGTGGAGCTGGGGCTGAACATCTTCCCTGAGAGGAGGGAGGCCTGA